Proteins from a genomic interval of Erwinia sp. SLM-02:
- the nuoK gene encoding NADH-quinone oxidoreductase subunit NuoK, translated as MIPLQHGLILAAVLFVLGLTAVTIRRNMLFMLIGLEIMINAAALAFVVAGSYWGQADGQVMFILAISLAAAEASIGLALLLQLHRRSQNLNIDKVSEMRG; from the coding sequence ATGATCCCTCTGCAACATGGACTGATTCTGGCGGCCGTGCTGTTTGTTCTTGGGCTGACCGCCGTAACCATCCGCCGCAATATGCTGTTTATGTTGATCGGCCTCGAAATCATGATTAACGCTGCGGCACTGGCGTTTGTGGTTGCGGGAAGCTATTGGGGACAGGCCGACGGTCAGGTGATGTTTATCCTGGCGATCAGCCTGGCGGCTGCCGAGGCCAGTATCGGCCTGGCGCTGCTGCTGCAGTTACATCGCCGCAGCCAGAACCTCAACATTGACAAAGTGAGCGAGATGCGCGGATGA
- the nuoI gene encoding NADH-quinone oxidoreductase subunit NuoI: protein MTLKDIAVGFGTTVRSIWLIGLNAFAKRETMMYPEEPVYLPPRFRGRIVLTRDPDGQERCVACNLCAVACPVGCISLQKAEMQDGRWYPEFFRINFSRCIFCGLCEEACPTTAIQLTPDFELGEFKRQDLVYEKDDLLISGPGKYPEYNFYRMAGMAIDGKDKGFAENEAKPIDVKGLLP, encoded by the coding sequence ATGACATTAAAAGACATTGCCGTTGGTTTCGGTACGACAGTACGCAGTATCTGGCTGATTGGTCTGAACGCCTTCGCCAAGCGCGAAACCATGATGTACCCGGAAGAGCCGGTTTATCTGCCGCCGCGCTTCCGTGGGCGCATCGTGCTGACGCGTGACCCGGACGGGCAGGAGCGCTGCGTAGCCTGTAACCTGTGTGCGGTTGCCTGCCCGGTTGGCTGTATCTCGCTGCAGAAGGCAGAGATGCAGGATGGCCGCTGGTATCCGGAATTCTTCCGTATTAACTTCTCGCGCTGCATTTTCTGTGGCCTGTGTGAAGAGGCTTGCCCGACCACTGCGATTCAGCTTACCCCGGACTTCGAACTGGGCGAGTTTAAGCGTCAGGATCTGGTGTATGAAAAAGACGACCTGCTGATCTCCGGTCCGGGTAAATATCCGGAATATAACTTCTACCGGATGGCGGGTATGGCGATTGATGGTAAAGACAAGGGCTTTGCTGAAAACGAAGCTAAACCTATCGACGTCAAGGGCTTGTTACCTTAA
- the nuoH gene encoding NADH-quinone oxidoreductase subunit NuoH, which produces MSWLTPEVIDILIAVGKALVILMVVVACGALMSFGERRILGLFQNRYGPNRVGWGGSLQLVADMIKMFFKEDWIPPFTDRVIFTLAPMIAFTSLLLAMAIVPVTSTWMGADLNIGLLFFLMMAGLAVYAVLFAGWSSNNKYSLLGAMRASAQTLSYEVFLGLSLMGVVAQAGSFNMLDIVNSQEHMWNVIPQFFGFLTFCIGGVAVCHRHPFDQPEAEQELSDGYHIEYAGMKFGLFFVGEYIGIVTVSSLIVTLFFGGWNGPWLPPIFWFAIKTAFFMMMFILIRAALPRPRYDQMMSFGWKVCLPLTLLNLLATAAVILYTAQ; this is translated from the coding sequence ATGAGTTGGTTGACACCGGAAGTTATCGACATTCTGATCGCCGTCGGCAAAGCGCTGGTCATCCTGATGGTCGTGGTGGCCTGCGGCGCGCTGATGAGCTTCGGCGAACGCCGAATTCTCGGTCTGTTCCAGAACCGCTATGGTCCTAACCGCGTTGGCTGGGGCGGATCGCTGCAGCTGGTGGCGGATATGATCAAAATGTTCTTCAAAGAGGACTGGATCCCACCGTTTACCGACCGGGTGATCTTCACCCTTGCGCCAATGATTGCCTTTACCTCGCTGCTGCTGGCGATGGCGATCGTACCGGTCACCTCCACCTGGATGGGCGCGGACCTGAACATCGGTCTGCTGTTCTTCCTGATGATGGCGGGTCTGGCGGTTTATGCCGTGCTGTTCGCGGGCTGGTCGAGTAACAACAAATACTCGCTGCTGGGTGCCATGCGCGCCTCGGCCCAGACCCTGAGCTACGAAGTGTTCCTCGGCCTGTCGCTGATGGGCGTGGTGGCGCAGGCGGGCTCGTTCAACATGCTGGATATCGTCAACAGCCAGGAACATATGTGGAACGTCATTCCGCAGTTCTTCGGCTTCCTGACCTTCTGCATCGGCGGCGTAGCGGTGTGTCACCGTCATCCGTTTGACCAGCCGGAAGCGGAGCAGGAACTGTCGGACGGCTATCACATTGAATACGCCGGTATGAAATTCGGCCTGTTCTTCGTTGGTGAGTACATCGGTATCGTTACCGTGTCTTCGCTGATCGTGACGCTGTTCTTCGGTGGATGGAACGGTCCGTGGCTGCCGCCAATCTTCTGGTTTGCCATCAAAACGGCCTTCTTCATGATGATGTTCATTTTGATCCGTGCTGCGTTACCGCGTCCGCGCTATGACCAGATGATGTCGTTCGGCTGGAAAGTTTGTCTGCCGTTGACGCTGTTGAACCTGCTGGCGACAGCCGCAGTGATTCTGTACACGGCGCAGTAA
- the nuoJ gene encoding NADH-quinone oxidoreductase subunit J: protein MEFAFYLCGLVAVLATLRVITHTNPVHALLYLIVSLLAVSGVFFSLGAYFAGALEIIVYAGAIMVLFVFVVMMLNLGGAEVQQEREWLKPGAWVGPGLLSLVLLVVLVYAIRTVNDQGIDGTMIDAKQVGISLFGPYVLAVELASMLLLAGLVVAFHIGREQRAGELLSNRADDALKSKKEERV from the coding sequence ATGGAATTTGCGTTTTATCTTTGCGGACTGGTAGCGGTGCTGGCGACGTTGCGCGTTATCACCCACACCAACCCGGTACATGCGTTGCTGTACCTGATTGTCTCTTTGCTGGCGGTGTCCGGTGTGTTTTTCTCGCTCGGGGCCTATTTTGCCGGTGCGTTAGAGATCATCGTTTACGCCGGCGCGATCATGGTGCTGTTTGTCTTCGTCGTCATGATGTTGAACCTCGGCGGTGCGGAAGTGCAGCAGGAGCGTGAATGGCTGAAGCCGGGTGCATGGGTGGGGCCGGGCCTGCTGTCGCTGGTGCTGCTGGTGGTGCTGGTTTACGCCATCCGTACCGTTAACGACCAGGGCATTGACGGCACGATGATCGATGCCAAGCAGGTCGGTATCAGCCTGTTCGGGCCTTACGTACTGGCGGTTGAGCTGGCCTCTATGCTGCTGCTGGCCGGTCTGGTCGTGGCGTTCCATATCGGTCGCGAACAGCGTGCAGGTGAACTGCTGAGCAACCGCGCGGACGACGCGTTAAAAAGTAAGAAGGAGGAGAGAGTATGA